One window of Rissa tridactyla isolate bRisTri1 chromosome 12, bRisTri1.patW.cur.20221130, whole genome shotgun sequence genomic DNA carries:
- the LOC128916748 gene encoding olfactory receptor 14C36-like has translation MYFFLLNLSVLDLGSISTTLPKSMANSLWDTRTISSSGCASQLFFFFFFMSAEYFLLTVMAYDRYVAICKPLHYGTLLGSRACVHMAAAAWGSGFLTALLHTANTFSLPLCQGNAIYQFFCEIPQILKLSCSHAYLREVGLLVVSVCLGFGCFVFIVVSYVQIFRAVLRIPSEQGRHKAFSTCLPHLAVVSLLVSTAVFAYLKPPFLSSPSLDLVTAVLYSAVPPAVNPFIYSMRNQQLKDAVWKLMTGCFQKH, from the coding sequence atgtacttcttcctcctcaacctctctgttcttgacctgggctccatctccaccactctccccaaatccatggccaattccctctgggataCAAGGACCATTTCCTCCTCAGGATGTGcttcccagctttttttctttttcttttttatgtcagctgagtattttcttctcaccgtcatggcctacgaccgctacgtggccatctgcaaacccctgcactacggcaccctcctgggcagcagagcttgtgtccacatggcagcagctgcctggggcagtggctttctcactgctctgctgcacacggccaatacattttcactgcccctctgccagggcaatgctatttaccagttcttctgtgaaatcccccagatcctcaagctctcctgctcacacgcctacctcagggaagttgggcttcttgtggtcagtgtctgtttgggctttgggtgttttgttttcatcgtggtgtcctacgtgcagatcttcagggccgtgctgaggatcccctctgagcagggacggcacaaagccttttccacgtgcctccctcacctggccgtggtctccctgcttgtcagcactgcagtgtttgcctacctgaagccccccttcctctcctccccatccctggatctggtgacAGCAGTTCTGTACTCCgcggtgcctccagcagtgaaccccttcatctacagcatgaggaaccagcaGCTCAAGGATGCAGTGTGGAAACTGATGACTGGATGCTTTCAGAAGCATTAA